A stretch of DNA from Chloroflexia bacterium SDU3-3:
TGCTCTACCCCATGCGCGAGGCGCTGCGGAGCTATGCGACGGTGGGCGAGGTGTGCGGCGTGCTGCGGGCGGTGTGGGGCGAGTACCACCCCGAGGTGCGGATCTAGGGCACAGGAAGAGGGCGGCGCAGGCTGGCCTGCGCCACTCGCCCTAGAGCGAGAAAGACGGATCGTCGAACAGCTGGCGCACCTGCTGCAGAATGTCGCGCTCGCGCTCGAAGCTGGCCAGGCTGAAGGCCTCGTCGAGCGCGAACCAGCGCACATCATCCACCTCGGCCTGCTGGGGCACCAGGGTGCCATCGAGGTAGCGCACCAGGAAGAAATCCACATACTTATGGATGCGGGTCGGCCCAGCGCGGAACCAGTAGTCGATGGTGGCCAGCCAGCGGTCGACCTCGCCGCTCAGGCCCGTCTCCTCGGCGATCTCGCGCACGGCGGCGGCCTCGGCGGTTTCGCCGCGCCGCACGTGGCCCTTGGGCAGGCCCCAGCGCTGGCCGCCGTTGGTGGCGATCAGGGCGACCTCCACCTGGCCATCGCTGGCGCGGTAGATCACGCCGCCTGCCGAGTAGGCGATCCGGCGATCGTTCTCTGGGGGGGTATTCGATTTTGGCGACGATGATGACATGTTGCCTCGTGCGTGTTGCGCAATGCGCTGCTGACATGGAGAGGATGACGTATCACGCAACACGCAATACGGAACCAGAAGCCTACGACTCTTTGTCCATGGGGATGCGGCCCGCGCGCATGTCCCAGTAGTGGTTGATCGCGTAGCCGATCCGCTGCTTGGCGGTGGCGGCATTCTCCCAGCCCATCGGCTCGACGCGTGCGCCCTCCAGATCCTTGTACACCGTGAAGAAGTGCTCGACCTCTTTGATAAAGTGGGCGGGCAGGTCGGTGTAGTCGTGGATGTCGGCAAAGAACGGATCGTAGTGCAGCACCGCCAGGATCTTGTCGTCGGACTCGCCACGGTCGGTCATACGGAACACGCCAATCGGGCGGGCCTCGACGATGCAGCCGGTGAAAGTGGGCAGGTTGGTCATCACCAGCACATCCAGCGGGTCGCCGTCGTCATAGTAGGTCTGCGGGATGAAGCCATAGTCGCCGGGGTAGTGAACGGGTGAGTAGAGGACGCGATCGAGCTTAAACGCGCCCGTCTTCTTGTGATACTCGTACTTATTGCGCGACCCCTTGGGGATCTCGACAATAACGTGGATCACGTCCGGGACCGCAGGCCCCGGCTCAAGCTCGTGCCACAGATTCATCTCTCATCATCCTCTCAAGCA
This window harbors:
- a CDS encoding NUDIX hydrolase — encoded protein: MSSSSPKSNTPPENDRRIAYSAGGVIYRASDGQVEVALIATNGGQRWGLPKGHVRRGETAEAAAVREIAEETGLSGEVDRWLATIDYWFRAGPTRIHKYVDFFLVRYLDGTLVPQQAEVDDVRWFALDEAFSLASFERERDILQQVRQLFDDPSFSL
- a CDS encoding inorganic diphosphatase encodes the protein MNLWHELEPGPAVPDVIHVIVEIPKGSRNKYEYHKKTGAFKLDRVLYSPVHYPGDYGFIPQTYYDDGDPLDVLVMTNLPTFTGCIVEARPIGVFRMTDRGESDDKILAVLHYDPFFADIHDYTDLPAHFIKEVEHFFTVYKDLEGARVEPMGWENAATAKQRIGYAINHYWDMRAGRIPMDKES